A genomic segment from Desulforegula conservatrix Mb1Pa encodes:
- a CDS encoding DUF294 nucleotidyltransferase-like domain-containing protein, giving the protein MAEHIENVRWQSFVVRIILPTILTIVLFILAIYLFIVPTIERNSMDRKREMIQELTTSAWNILANFEHEEKKGLFTREEAQQQAMEQIKNLHYGHQMKDYFWINDMTPRMVIHPYRNELNGKDLTDYTDPEGKHVFIIMRDLVRQNGSGFVQYMWQWKDDETRVAPKLSYVKGFEPWGWIIGTGIYIDDIKHEISVITKNVIHISLIIMAIMSLLLTSIIIQHFKTEKRRSVAEKALRASEEKYRTLVESASEGMLMAMDGKYIYSNQTIAKLLGYNQAEFGNLRIDEIFANNPRHPGYQIVRDFIDGKKTSERTEAQLVTKSGEIKDVIISTSDIFIDGKDGFIAVVTDITTRKMAEKALGASEEKFRTITNNLNVGVFRLSTGDKARFVEANPAMIRIFGFPDKDTLLNQTVSELYVSDDDMKRIAVKSAGGTLDREIVNFKRYDGTVFSAAIWATAGKKKDGRIIYFDGIIDDVTEVMDRERQRDRQFSEMQTALLFLNQPIETLPLEKTIECSIDTSVIDAAKIMNRDNTDVLLVKDSTNKSVGVITDGDMRRNIVGNSDMLNVPVSRIMSSPVVTVPSYSCIFEAGMMMGQNGISHVFVTDRDGRIEGVLSSDSIVPLQKYSPAVLLKAIQNATTWQEMVAQKSALPYIITNLINIGAKPQHINHINTVVADTLMNKLIEFAIEELGPPPVKFAFLVFGSVARKEQTIKTDQDNAIVYEDVPHEDAHSVQSYFMTFGEKVCGWLDAAGYYFCDGDVMAKNAKWCQPISVWKKYFTSWVTTGTAEDLLQTKIMFDFRCTYGEYEYASQLRNHLHEILAKTPRFFQLLARNVLLISPPLGFFGNFVTVPVGDSGKGFDIKSSMIPIVDYARIYALQHKMEETNTLDRLNELYRRNLMSKQNYHEMIQAYTYLMQIRLRTQSEAISEGNTPGNYIRPHDLSFIEQRLLKEIFSQTKNFQVRLSYDFTGQMEGI; this is encoded by the coding sequence ATGGCTGAACACATTGAAAATGTGCGCTGGCAGTCTTTTGTGGTGCGCATAATTCTGCCCACCATATTGACTATTGTCCTGTTTATATTAGCAATTTACCTTTTCATAGTTCCGACTATAGAACGTAATAGTATGGACCGCAAAAGGGAAATGATCCAGGAATTAACAACATCAGCCTGGAACATTCTTGCAAATTTTGAACATGAAGAAAAAAAGGGCCTTTTCACGAGGGAAGAAGCCCAGCAGCAAGCAATGGAACAGATAAAAAATCTTCATTATGGCCATCAGATGAAAGACTACTTCTGGATTAACGACATGACTCCGCGCATGGTCATTCATCCTTACAGAAATGAGTTGAACGGAAAAGATCTCACAGATTACACAGACCCTGAAGGGAAGCATGTATTCATAATAATGCGTGACCTTGTCCGCCAGAACGGCTCAGGTTTTGTACAGTATATGTGGCAGTGGAAAGATGATGAAACACGTGTCGCGCCCAAATTATCATATGTAAAAGGATTTGAGCCCTGGGGATGGATCATCGGGACAGGCATATACATTGACGATATAAAACATGAAATATCTGTGATTACAAAAAATGTAATCCATATATCGCTTATAATCATGGCCATAATGTCACTTCTTCTGACTTCCATAATCATTCAGCATTTTAAAACAGAAAAAAGAAGAAGCGTAGCAGAAAAAGCTTTAAGGGCGTCTGAAGAAAAATACCGTACGCTTGTTGAATCAGCGTCCGAAGGTATGCTCATGGCAATGGATGGGAAATATATCTATTCAAACCAGACCATTGCAAAACTGCTCGGATATAATCAGGCTGAATTCGGCAATCTGCGAATAGATGAAATTTTTGCAAATAATCCAAGGCATCCCGGATATCAGATTGTCAGGGATTTCATTGATGGAAAGAAAACATCGGAGCGCACCGAAGCCCAGCTCGTTACAAAATCAGGAGAAATCAAGGATGTAATTATCTCCACTTCAGACATTTTCATTGATGGCAAAGATGGCTTCATAGCAGTTGTGACAGACATCACAACAAGAAAAATGGCTGAAAAGGCACTCGGCGCAAGCGAGGAAAAATTCAGAACCATTACCAACAATCTCAATGTCGGTGTTTTCAGACTTTCAACCGGAGACAAGGCTCGTTTTGTTGAAGCCAACCCGGCCATGATAAGAATATTCGGTTTCCCGGACAAGGACACGCTTCTTAATCAGACCGTTTCGGAGCTTTACGTATCCGATGACGACATGAAGAGGATTGCCGTCAAATCCGCAGGAGGAACTCTTGACAGGGAAATTGTGAATTTCAAAAGATATGACGGCACTGTTTTCTCAGCTGCAATATGGGCAACTGCCGGCAAGAAAAAAGATGGAAGAATCATATATTTTGACGGTATCATTGATGATGTTACGGAGGTCATGGACAGAGAAAGACAAAGAGACAGGCAGTTCAGTGAAATGCAGACTGCCCTGCTCTTCCTCAATCAACCCATTGAAACACTGCCACTTGAAAAAACGATTGAGTGTTCAATTGATACTTCAGTCATAGATGCGGCAAAAATAATGAACCGCGACAATACTGACGTACTTCTAGTTAAAGATTCAACAAACAAGTCAGTCGGCGTTATTACGGATGGAGACATGAGGCGCAATATTGTGGGGAACTCCGATATGCTGAATGTCCCTGTAAGCAGAATAATGTCTTCTCCTGTTGTCACAGTTCCTTCATACAGCTGCATATTCGAAGCCGGTATGATGATGGGACAGAATGGAATCTCCCATGTTTTTGTGACTGACAGAGACGGCAGGATAGAAGGGGTTTTAAGCAGTGACAGCATTGTACCTCTTCAGAAATATTCTCCGGCAGTTCTCCTCAAAGCAATCCAGAACGCCACAACATGGCAGGAAATGGTGGCCCAGAAAAGCGCCCTTCCATACATAATCACAAACCTCATAAATATCGGCGCAAAACCCCAGCACATAAACCACATAAACACCGTGGTCGCAGACACGTTGATGAACAAGCTTATTGAATTCGCGATAGAAGAACTCGGCCCTCCTCCTGTAAAATTCGCTTTTCTTGTATTCGGAAGTGTCGCCCGTAAAGAGCAGACCATTAAAACAGATCAGGATAATGCCATTGTGTATGAAGACGTCCCGCATGAGGATGCACACAGTGTACAGAGCTATTTCATGACATTTGGCGAAAAGGTTTGCGGATGGCTTGACGCAGCCGGTTATTATTTCTGTGACGGAGATGTAATGGCCAAAAATGCGAAATGGTGCCAGCCTATTTCTGTGTGGAAAAAGTATTTTACATCCTGGGTCACAACAGGAACTGCAGAAGATCTTCTTCAGACAAAAATCATGTTTGATTTCAGATGCACCTATGGCGAGTATGAATATGCGAGCCAGCTAAGAAATCATCTCCATGAAATATTGGCTAAAACCCCAAGGTTTTTCCAGCTTCTTGCTCGTAACGTCCTTCTAATAAGTCCGCCCCTCGGCTTTTTCGGAAATTTTGTAACAGTTCCGGTGGGTGACTCAGGAAAAGGGTTTGACATAAAAAGCTCAATGATTCCGATTGTTGACTACGCCCGTATTTACGCTCTCCAGCATAAAATGGAAGAGACAAATACCCTGGATAGACTCAATGAGCTTTACAGGCGGAATCTGATGTCTAAACAGAATTACCATGAAATGATCCAGGCTTATACATATCTGATGCAGATACGCCTCAGAACCCAGTCAGAAGCAATTTCAGAAGGAAATACCCCGGGAAATTACATAAGGCCGCATGACCTTTCTTTTATTGAACAGAGACTTTTAAAGGAAATTTTCTCCCAGACCAAAAACTTTCAGGTCCGCCTGAGTTATGACTTCACGGGACAGATGGAAGGCATTTAA
- a CDS encoding metallophosphoesterase family protein — translation MILFISDTHCAYHLINEQIEYAQEELAIPVSCVIHLGDFGIFRPQLYDFFIRKNGSFLKPVYFIEGNHEDFDAFDSLMKKYNNVYFTYLSRSVVTEIEGYKFLSLGGSAYMDAMTTPTASVIKDHHIDDCLEIHSEGVDIIITHDCPQGIGVPNSPGLEVYGQTGFARGDELARHFSPKLWIFGHHHKWFELEKGNTRYLGLSGSRRGFALLGENYECMIINHHIPFKKPSFLSKALTFLRILRPNGPSH, via the coding sequence ATGATTCTTTTTATATCAGATACGCATTGTGCCTATCATCTTATTAATGAACAAATTGAATATGCACAGGAAGAACTGGCAATACCTGTTTCCTGTGTTATCCATCTAGGTGATTTCGGAATTTTCAGACCCCAGCTTTACGATTTTTTCATAAGAAAGAATGGAAGTTTTTTAAAACCTGTCTACTTTATAGAAGGAAATCACGAAGACTTTGACGCCTTTGATTCATTAATGAAAAAATACAACAATGTTTACTTCACATATCTTTCCAGATCCGTTGTGACTGAAATTGAGGGTTACAAATTCCTGAGCCTGGGCGGGTCAGCATATATGGATGCCATGACAACCCCCACAGCATCAGTGATTAAAGACCATCATATTGATGACTGCCTTGAAATTCATTCTGAGGGAGTTGATATAATAATAACCCATGACTGTCCACAGGGCATAGGAGTGCCAAACAGCCCTGGCCTTGAAGTTTACGGACAGACAGGCTTTGCCAGGGGCGATGAACTTGCCAGGCATTTCTCTCCTAAATTATGGATATTCGGCCATCATCATAAATGGTTCGAACTTGAGAAGGGAAACACCAGATATCTCGGTTTGAGCGGAAGCAGAAGAGGATTCGCCCTGCTTGGGGAAAACTACGAGTGCATGATCATAAACCATCATATCCCCTTTAAAAAGCCATCTTTTTTGAGTAAAGCCCTCACTTTTTTGAGAATATTAAGACCTAACGGGCCTTCGCATTAA
- a CDS encoding peptidase U32 family protein produces MKKIELLSPAKNTECGIAAINHGADAVYIGASRFGARKSAGNSMSDIEKLVTYGNRFNVDIYLTLNTILMDSELKEAEEMVREAWNAGVSAIIVQDMAYMEMNLPPIRLFASTQTDNRLHEKILSLEKSGFDRVILARELSIDEIRKIRSETTVDLEAFVHGAACYSYSGRCYMSQHIGGRSANRGECGQPCRLKWDLRNGAGGFLLKDRHLLSLKDMDRSDYLKDMIDAGITSFKIEGRLKDEDYVKNITAFYRRKLDSIFEGNKDIGASSSGRTFFFFEPDPYRTFNRGLNSFFNKNGEESVFSINTPKSLGKEIGKVSKVSRDFIEIDTKEKISNNDGLCFVNDEGILTGFQVDKNDNGRIYPSFNIFKTVQNGMTVFRNRDHGFLKILASQKTCERRIGLNIKFYETQDGFALSATDENGIYSSVHIECEKIPAEKPESAIRNIENQLSKFGDSIFYKMGLKIESRPYFIQLKIMNEMRRALVAEMGKARCSAVCLVQPKRSIIADSFVFFDEKGVQKLDYSANVSNQKARDFYIRHGIKEIEPAYEISVDQPDSFLMYSRHCILKNTGLCLKKANNADGFYIEHKNYKFRIIHDCKKCEMYIRRI; encoded by the coding sequence ATGAAGAAAATTGAATTGCTGTCTCCTGCAAAAAATACGGAGTGCGGAATTGCCGCAATTAATCATGGAGCTGATGCGGTATATATTGGAGCTTCAAGATTCGGAGCCAGAAAATCTGCGGGAAACAGCATGTCTGATATTGAAAAGCTTGTCACTTACGGAAACAGATTCAATGTTGATATATATCTGACCCTTAACACCATACTTATGGATTCCGAACTTAAAGAGGCTGAGGAAATGGTAAGGGAAGCATGGAACGCAGGGGTCAGCGCTATTATCGTTCAGGATATGGCTTATATGGAAATGAATCTGCCTCCAATAAGGCTTTTTGCAAGTACCCAGACTGATAACCGTTTGCATGAAAAAATTCTATCCCTTGAAAAATCAGGTTTTGACAGGGTTATCCTAGCCAGGGAACTTTCAATTGATGAAATCAGAAAAATCAGATCTGAAACCACTGTTGATCTTGAAGCCTTTGTTCATGGTGCTGCCTGTTACAGCTACAGCGGCAGATGCTATATGAGCCAGCATATTGGAGGCAGGAGCGCAAACCGGGGAGAGTGCGGCCAGCCATGCAGACTGAAATGGGATCTCAGGAACGGAGCAGGGGGATTTCTTCTAAAGGACAGGCACCTTCTTTCTTTAAAGGATATGGACAGGTCTGATTATCTTAAGGATATGATTGATGCGGGTATTACGTCATTTAAAATTGAAGGAAGGCTCAAGGATGAGGATTATGTAAAAAATATCACGGCTTTTTACAGAAGAAAGCTTGATAGCATATTTGAAGGAAATAAAGATATTGGAGCTTCATCATCAGGCAGAACTTTTTTCTTTTTTGAGCCTGATCCATACAGAACATTCAACAGAGGCCTTAATTCGTTTTTTAATAAAAATGGTGAAGAGTCAGTCTTTTCAATAAATACGCCTAAATCGCTTGGGAAGGAGATCGGAAAAGTATCAAAAGTAAGCAGGGATTTCATAGAAATAGACACAAAAGAAAAAATATCAAATAATGATGGTCTCTGTTTTGTGAATGACGAAGGCATTCTTACAGGATTCCAGGTCGATAAAAATGACAACGGCAGGATTTATCCATCCTTTAATATTTTTAAAACTGTTCAAAACGGAATGACTGTTTTCAGGAACAGGGATCACGGGTTTCTGAAAATACTTGCTTCACAAAAGACTTGTGAAAGACGAATCGGCCTTAACATAAAATTCTATGAAACACAGGATGGTTTTGCTCTGTCAGCGACAGACGAGAATGGGATTTATTCAAGTGTTCACATAGAATGTGAAAAGATACCTGCGGAAAAGCCCGAATCTGCAATAAGAAATATCGAAAATCAGCTTTCAAAATTTGGCGACTCCATTTTTTATAAAATGGGGCTTAAAATTGAATCCCGACCTTATTTTATCCAGCTTAAAATAATGAACGAGATGAGAAGGGCGCTTGTGGCTGAAATGGGAAAGGCAAGATGCTCGGCTGTCTGTCTTGTTCAGCCAAAAAGATCTATTATTGCTGATTCTTTTGTTTTTTTTGATGAAAAAGGCGTGCAGAAACTTGATTACTCAGCCAATGTTTCAAATCAAAAGGCAAGGGATTTCTACATAAGGCACGGAATCAAGGAAATTGAGCCGGCGTATGAAATTTCTGTTGATCAGCCCGATTCCTTTCTTATGTATTCCCGCCACTGCATTCTTAAAAATACGGGGCTGTGTCTTAAAAAAGCCAATAATGCTGACGGCTTTTATATCGAACACAAAAATTATAAATTCAGGATCATTCACGACTGCAAAAAATGCGAGATGTATATCAGGCGCATATGA
- a CDS encoding universal stress protein, protein MANSTNKILIALDGSTQSINAARYISKAIPPENAKIVLFSVRTKAPDSFWDFDEDPEITAQQPALKMWYDKQKEILDRTMEAVRKCFLEAGYPEDSVTVKIQDRQVGIARDILKESYNGYTAIVLGRTGMSSNIGVPMGSITAKLLPKIHHATFIMVGEAPEPTKFLIGFDGSHGAKKAVSSLKSLIKNSDKKVNICHVLRSLNLLQGSYDLFQFNFDQAHFPKEESTRLQTVEKKLEPEINLAKQKFIEAGIPAFHVETKMIMGYQSRAASLLNEAEKNGYGTIVIGRRGISIVEEFFMGRVARKITQMAKSHAVWIAS, encoded by the coding sequence ATGGCTAACAGCACTAATAAAATACTCATTGCTCTTGACGGATCTACACAGTCCATAAACGCGGCGAGATATATAAGTAAGGCTATCCCTCCTGAAAACGCGAAAATCGTACTTTTTTCAGTAAGGACCAAAGCGCCGGACAGTTTCTGGGACTTTGACGAAGATCCTGAAATTACGGCACAACAACCAGCCCTCAAAATGTGGTACGACAAGCAGAAAGAAATTCTTGACAGAACAATGGAAGCAGTCCGCAAGTGTTTTTTGGAGGCAGGATATCCCGAAGATTCCGTAACTGTAAAGATACAGGACAGACAGGTTGGTATTGCCAGGGATATTCTCAAAGAATCCTATAATGGCTATACAGCAATAGTTCTTGGACGAACTGGCATGAGCAGCAATATTGGCGTTCCAATGGGAAGCATTACGGCAAAACTTCTTCCCAAAATTCATCATGCCACTTTTATTATGGTGGGAGAAGCTCCTGAACCTACAAAATTTCTTATAGGCTTTGATGGTTCCCACGGAGCAAAGAAGGCAGTGTCTTCTCTAAAGAGTCTCATCAAGAACTCTGATAAGAAAGTAAATATCTGCCATGTTTTAAGATCTTTGAATCTTCTCCAGGGTTCATATGACCTGTTCCAGTTCAATTTTGACCAGGCTCATTTCCCTAAGGAAGAAAGCACAAGACTCCAGACTGTTGAGAAAAAACTTGAACCGGAAATCAACCTCGCAAAACAGAAATTCATAGAAGCAGGAATACCGGCTTTCCATGTGGAAACTAAAATGATAATGGGATACCAGAGCCGTGCGGCAAGCCTTCTTAATGAAGCTGAAAAAAATGGCTACGGAACAATTGTGATCGGTCGCCGCGGTATTTCAATTGTAGAAGAATTTTTTATGGGCAGAGTTGCGAGAAAGATTACTCAAATGGCCAAGAGTCACGCTGTTTGGATTGCCAGCTGA
- a CDS encoding GGDEF domain-containing protein: MIELDNKKALTRKIIVFGLSSIVSLSIGYFHFLSGKELALSFFFLVPIVATTWYSGTYAGIFMAIMSIVVWLFADLKMISSYSAKWLPFVNELLRLTVFLFIVSILHRMKKMISIHRNLSILDSLTNLLNRRGFNIEGFKEIERSRRTGNPFSIVYMDIDNFKTINDSLGHHTGDDLLACVGRILKTKLRNMDIAARLGGDEFLMMLPRTSGRSSEQAVKKLKNFLDEAMARNNWDVTFSFGVASFARGIPTSINIAISAADSLMYKAKNSGKNKIEIQEANPDGSLGVNSIEESGIFDDRDYII; this comes from the coding sequence ATGATTGAGCTGGATAATAAAAAAGCACTGACCCGCAAAATTATTGTATTCGGTTTATCTTCCATAGTTTCATTATCTATTGGATATTTCCATTTCCTGTCAGGTAAAGAGCTTGCATTATCCTTTTTCTTTCTTGTTCCCATTGTAGCCACAACATGGTATTCAGGCACTTATGCAGGCATTTTCATGGCCATCATGAGTATCGTTGTATGGCTTTTTGCAGATTTAAAAATGATTTCTTCATATTCGGCAAAATGGCTCCCATTCGTAAACGAGCTTCTTAGACTCACCGTGTTTCTGTTCATAGTCTCAATTCTTCACAGAATGAAAAAAATGATCAGCATTCACAGAAATCTTTCCATACTTGATTCACTCACAAATCTCCTGAACAGAAGAGGGTTTAATATTGAAGGCTTTAAGGAAATTGAAAGAAGCAGAAGAACAGGCAACCCATTTTCAATAGTTTATATGGATATTGATAATTTCAAGACAATAAACGACTCGCTCGGACATCATACAGGGGATGATCTGCTCGCATGCGTAGGAAGAATCCTTAAAACAAAACTCAGAAACATGGACATAGCTGCACGGCTGGGCGGAGATGAGTTTTTGATGATGCTTCCAAGAACAAGCGGCAGATCTTCCGAACAGGCCGTAAAAAAACTGAAAAATTTTCTTGATGAGGCAATGGCAAGAAATAACTGGGACGTAACATTCAGTTTCGGAGTAGCATCTTTTGCACGAGGCATTCCTACTTCGATAAACATTGCAATTTCAGCGGCAGACTCACTCATGTACAAGGCCAAAAATTCCGGAAAAAACAAGATTGAAATTCAGGAAGCGAATCCTGACGGGTCATTGGGCGTGAACTCCATCGAAGAATCAGGCATATTCGATGACAGGGATTATATCATCTGA
- a CDS encoding TIGR03862 family flavoprotein — translation MNKSAVVIGGGPAGLMAAEILINGGVNVDLYDAMPSAGLKFLRAGKGGLNLTHSEPIEKFLSRYGNRRQQLESFINSFGPENLRSWVHDLGIETFVGSSGRVFPSDMKAAPLLRTWLKRLVSLGVKFHLRHSWCGWDCNGNLSFKTKNEIVTVKADAVVMALGGGSWKHLGSDGSWVKLLEQCGVPVSPLKPSNCGFETKWSEFFKNKFQGHSLKPVTLKLRDGVSVKQGEITITSKGIEGGLIYSISAYLRDIIEKEGSVVINIDLSPGKSIQNIAEKLSGQRGSASISNHLRKRAGIEGVKAGLLREIISKDDFNNPELLAMAIKSLPLRLVATSPLDEAISTAGGISFDALDRNLMIRSMPGVFCAGEMLDWEAPTGGYLLTACFSTGRAAGFGALKWLTN, via the coding sequence TTGAATAAATCAGCTGTTGTAATAGGAGGTGGGCCGGCCGGTCTTATGGCCGCCGAAATATTGATAAACGGCGGTGTAAATGTAGATTTGTATGATGCCATGCCTTCTGCTGGACTTAAATTTCTGCGTGCCGGCAAAGGCGGGCTCAACCTCACCCATTCCGAACCCATTGAAAAATTTTTGTCAAGATACGGAAACAGAAGGCAGCAGCTAGAGTCCTTTATAAACTCTTTCGGCCCTGAAAACCTGAGGTCATGGGTGCATGATCTTGGTATTGAGACCTTCGTCGGTTCATCTGGCCGCGTTTTCCCGTCTGACATGAAGGCTGCGCCTTTGCTGCGTACCTGGTTAAAGAGGCTTGTCAGCCTGGGGGTCAAATTTCATCTGCGGCATTCATGGTGCGGGTGGGACTGCAATGGAAACTTAAGTTTTAAAACAAAAAATGAAATAGTGACTGTTAAAGCAGATGCCGTTGTGATGGCGCTTGGAGGAGGAAGCTGGAAGCATCTTGGCTCTGATGGATCATGGGTCAAGCTGCTTGAACAATGCGGCGTCCCAGTATCTCCTTTAAAACCTTCAAATTGTGGATTCGAAACAAAATGGAGCGAATTTTTTAAAAATAAATTTCAGGGGCATAGCCTGAAACCTGTCACGCTTAAACTGAGAGATGGCGTTTCAGTAAAACAGGGTGAAATTACCATAACTTCAAAAGGTATTGAAGGCGGCCTGATTTACTCAATCTCAGCGTATTTGCGGGACATCATTGAAAAAGAAGGCTCTGTTGTTATTAATATTGATCTGTCACCTGGGAAAAGCATCCAAAACATAGCCGAAAAATTATCAGGGCAACGGGGATCGGCCTCGATATCAAATCATCTCAGAAAACGCGCAGGCATCGAAGGAGTAAAGGCGGGCCTGTTAAGGGAAATAATTTCAAAAGATGATTTTAATAATCCAGAACTGCTTGCAATGGCCATAAAATCCCTCCCACTGAGACTTGTGGCCACGAGTCCACTGGATGAAGCGATAAGCACAGCAGGAGGAATCTCGTTTGACGCTCTTGACAGAAACCTGATGATACGTTCAATGCCAGGAGTATTCTGCGCAGGAGAAATGCTTGACTGGGAAGCTCCAACCGGCGGCTACCTCCTCACTGCCTGTTTTTCGACGGGGCGTGCCGCTGGCTTCGGCGCCTTGAAATGGCTCACAAACTAA